ACTTTCAAGCGATTCGCACCGGCCGGGCGTCGCCTGCGCTGGTTGAGCGGATCCCCGTCGAATACTACGGCACGCAAGTCCCGCTCCAGCAATTGGCCACAATTACCGTGCCGGAAGCGCAGGTGATTATGATCAAGCCGTTCGATCCGACGACGCTGAAGACGATCGAGAAAGCGATTAGCGCTTCCGACGTCAAACTCACGCCGAACAACGACGGCAAGGTGATCCGCTTGAACATTCCACCGCTGACCGAGGAGCGCCGGCGCGACATCGTCAAGCTGGTGCACAAGCGCCTGGAAGAGGCCAAGATTTCGATCCGCAACCACCGGCGCGACGGCATGGAGATGCTGAAAGCGCTCGAGAATGAGAAGTTGATCACCGAAGACGATCACAAACGCGGCAAGCAAGAATTGGAGAACCTGACCCACCGCTTCACGGCGCGGGCCGATGAACTCGGCGCGCGCAAAGAACGCGAAATCATGGAGATGTGACCCAGCAGCTATGGCCCTATCCGTCGCAACCTTCAAGCGGTCCTTCACACGGGACGCGCGGGACGTCGCCGCGTCCCAATCCAATGCACAAACCATCGCCGCGGCGCACGGCATCAAGCACCTGGCCATCATCATGGATGGCAACGGCCGCTGGGCCAAGCGCCGCAACCTGCCGCGCTTGGCCGGGCATAAGGCCGGCACCGACAACCTACATCGCATCCTGCGGGCGTGCAAGGATCATGGCATCAAGATCGTCACCTTGTATGCCTTCTCCACCGAGAACTGGCGCCGACCTGAGGAGGAAGTGAATGGGTTGATGAAGCTCCTCGAGACTTCGATCGAGAAGGAGCTAGACGCGCTGCACCAAGAGGGCGTGCAAATCCGGCACATCGGTCGCACCGACCGCATCCCGCCGGCGCTGTGTGAGAAGATCCGCTACGCCATCGCGTACACGCGCAACAACACCGAGCTGATCCTGAACGTAGCGATGAACTACGGCGGTCGGGCCGAGATCGTAGATGCCGTGAAGCACATGCTGGCCGATGGCCTCGATCCCAACTACGTGGACGAGGCCACGGTCAGCCGCTACCTTTACACCAGCGACCTGCCCGATCCCGACTTGATCATCCGCACCAGCGGCGAGTATCGCGTCAGCAACTTCCTCATCTGGCAGGGGGCATATTCGGAATACTACGTGACCGACGTGCTGTGGCCCGACTTCGACGAGAAGGAGCTGCAGAAAGCGATCGAGCACTACAGCAAGCGCGAACGCCGTTTTGGAGGACTCAATTCCAAGTAGCGGCGGATGCCTCACCCACTCACCCTAGCCGTATAGAATCGCTTCGTTGCGAACGCCATCCAACGACCTAGCTGCGCGCCTGGCGAGCGGCGCTGCCATCGTCGTCGTCACCGTCGTCTTCGGCGCACTCGGGGGATGGTGGTTCACGCTGCTCGTCGCAGTTGTCATCGCCCGGACGACCTATGAGTTGTGGCGATTGCTCAGCCGCGCCGGCTACCAACCTTCGCTGGCCGTGGCACTGGGCACGGCAGCAGCGGCCTTCATCGGCGTCCGCCTGCCCAATCTGTTCATCTTCATCCCGGCGCTCACGCTGGTGCTGCTGGTATCGCTGGCCCGTCAGCTACAGCGCGCACAGGCGCGCACCTTCGGCGATTGGGCGGTGAGCTTCGCCGGCGGGTTTTACCTCGGCTGGACCGGCGGCCACTTGGCCGAGCTGATCGTCTTGCCGCCCGACGGCCGCTGGTGGCTGGCACTCACGCTGGCCACGCTGTGGTCGGCCGACAGCATGGCGTATGTCTTCGGGCGGCTGCTCGGCAGACACAAACTCGCGCCGGCCATTAGCCCGGGCAAGACGTGGGAGGGCTACATCGCCGGCGTGATCGCGAGCACGGTGGCCGGCGTGATCCTCGGTCTGTTTGCTCCCTTCGGCGCGCCGGTCGGCGCCATCGCAGGCATCTTGGTCGGTGCACTCAGCCCCTTGGGCGACCTCATCGAGTCTATGATCAAGCGCCAGGCGCATGCGAAGGATTCCGGCAACCTGATCCCAGGGCATGGTGGCTTATTCGACCGGATAGATTCGTTGCTCTGGGCCAGCGTCGTGGTGACCTACGTTGCAGTCATCGCGTCGGGGACTTTTCAGTTTCCTTGACCGGCGTTCGAGGCGATACAATCCGTTGCATGTGGACGCTGCTGGCGCTGTTGGGTATCTATGCCGGCACTTCGGCGTTGGGCACGAGTATCCGGCTGGGTTGGGTGAGCACGCGAGGTTGGCGTTGGGTGCATCATGCGCTGTTCGGTCTGATCTGGTTGGCGCTGGGCGGTGCGGCGATCTGGGGATTTACATTTGGCGCGCCGTGGCGCTGGCCGTTGCTCGGCGTCGCGCCGTTTCTGGTGCTTTTGCCCCGCTTCCGTCCGGGATCTTCGGCGCATTGCTGGACAGCGACGGGTGGCCTAGTCGTGCTCGTCGGACTGGTCATTTGGGCGGCGGTGGCATAGCAGGTATTGCGTATCGTGGTGTTGCGTAATTTGCGTGAGCCGTGAGTCCGTGACGCGATACACAAGACGCAAGACGTAAACCGATGGACCTACTCGAAGCCATCCGCAAGCGCAAGACGACCAACACGCCGTTCCGGCCGGAGCGCATCAGCGATGAGCACAAGCGGTTGCTGATCGAAGCCGCCTCGCGCGCGCCTTCGCACTTCAACAGCCAGCCTTGGCGCTTCATCGTGATCGAGGATCGCGAGCGCATTGCGAAGATCGCCGACATCGCCGGCGATTCGATGAAGCGACTGATGGACGACGGCGCGTTCGTGGCGCGCTACCGGCGCTACTTCCGCTTCGACGCCAAGGAGTCCTTGGCCACCGGCAGCGGCATCTACGTGGATAACATCCCCGCCGTGCTCCGGCCGATGGTCAAGCTCGTCTTCTCCGAACAAGTCGGATCGTTGCTCAGTAAATTCGGCGCGTCGGCCATCCTGGGCAACGACCAGCGCAAGATCGTAAGCAGCGCGCCGATGCTGCTGGCAATTACCCTCGATAAGCAAGAATATCACCCCGGCGAGCTGAGCGGGCTATACGCTTCGATCACGCTGGGGGCGGTGATCCAGACGCTGTGGCTGGTAACGACGGCGCTGGATATCGGCATGCAGTTCATCAGCACGCCACTGGAAGTAGCCGAGAACAAGGCGCGCATCGTCGCGCTGCTCAAGATTCCCGAGGCGCACGAACTCGTCGCGATCTTCCGCATGGGCTACAAAGATCCGAACGCCGCGCGTAACACCATTGATTGGACCAGCAGCCAGCGCAAGCCGTTCACCGAGCTGGCGCGCTACAACGACTGGGACACACCCGTGCCTGAAGCGCTTGCCTCGGCGCGCAGCTTGTTGTGGGAAGGCACGGAAGCGCCGGCAGAGCCTTAGCGCAGCACTCTAATCTGATGCTTATGGATCGCCGGTAAATTCACCTGCACAATGGAACACATTCTCGTCATCGAAGACGACCCCGCGATTCGCGACCTGCTGCGGCGCGGGTTGACGTATGAGAACTACAAGGT
The window above is part of the Candidatus Roseilinea sp. genome. Proteins encoded here:
- the frr gene encoding ribosome-recycling factor; amino-acid sequence: MADEIKSVMREIEREMERAIQAMETDFQAIRTGRASPALVERIPVEYYGTQVPLQQLATITVPEAQVIMIKPFDPTTLKTIEKAISASDVKLTPNNDGKVIRLNIPPLTEERRRDIVKLVHKRLEEAKISIRNHRRDGMEMLKALENEKLITEDDHKRGKQELENLTHRFTARADELGARKEREIMEM
- a CDS encoding isoprenyl transferase, coding for MALSVATFKRSFTRDARDVAASQSNAQTIAAAHGIKHLAIIMDGNGRWAKRRNLPRLAGHKAGTDNLHRILRACKDHGIKIVTLYAFSTENWRRPEEEVNGLMKLLETSIEKELDALHQEGVQIRHIGRTDRIPPALCEKIRYAIAYTRNNTELILNVAMNYGGRAEIVDAVKHMLADGLDPNYVDEATVSRYLYTSDLPDPDLIIRTSGEYRVSNFLIWQGAYSEYYVTDVLWPDFDEKELQKAIEHYSKRERRFGGLNSK
- a CDS encoding nitroreductase; protein product: MDLLEAIRKRKTTNTPFRPERISDEHKRLLIEAASRAPSHFNSQPWRFIVIEDRERIAKIADIAGDSMKRLMDDGAFVARYRRYFRFDAKESLATGSGIYVDNIPAVLRPMVKLVFSEQVGSLLSKFGASAILGNDQRKIVSSAPMLLAITLDKQEYHPGELSGLYASITLGAVIQTLWLVTTALDIGMQFISTPLEVAENKARIVALLKIPEAHELVAIFRMGYKDPNAARNTIDWTSSQRKPFTELARYNDWDTPVPEALASARSLLWEGTEAPAEP
- a CDS encoding phosphatidate cytidylyltransferase, whose translation is MRTPSNDLAARLASGAAIVVVTVVFGALGGWWFTLLVAVVIARTTYELWRLLSRAGYQPSLAVALGTAAAAFIGVRLPNLFIFIPALTLVLLVSLARQLQRAQARTFGDWAVSFAGGFYLGWTGGHLAELIVLPPDGRWWLALTLATLWSADSMAYVFGRLLGRHKLAPAISPGKTWEGYIAGVIASTVAGVILGLFAPFGAPVGAIAGILVGALSPLGDLIESMIKRQAHAKDSGNLIPGHGGLFDRIDSLLWASVVVTYVAVIASGTFQFP